From the genome of Fusobacterium sp. FSA-380-WT-3A:
TTGTGATGGATTAGGAGATTGTTTACCATCTTGTCATACAGGAGCTATAACTTTTGAAGAAAGAGAGGCTCTTCCATATGATGAGGCTGCTGTTTTATCAAATATGGCTAAGAAAAATTCAAATAATTGTTCTAATGGTGGGTGTCCTGGAAGTCAAAGTAAAGTTATAAATCATCATATAGGTTGTCCTGGTTCAAATTCTAAAAAAATAGAAATAGAAACTGATAACAATCAAAATTTTGAAGAGGGAGTTTTAAAAAGCAAATTACAACAATGGCCTGTTCAAATAAAATTAGTACCTATTAATGCTCCTTATTTTGAAAATTCCAATCTTCTTATAGCTGCTGATTGTACAGCCTTTGCTTATGGAAATTTTCATAATGAATTTATTAAAAATCGTATAACTTTAATTGGTTGTCCAAAATTAGATTCTGGAGATTATGAAGAAAAATTAACTGCTATAATAAAAAATAATAATATAAAATCTTTAACAGTTGTTAGAATGGAAGTTCCTTGTTGTGGTGGTATTGAAAGAGCTGCTGTAAATGCTTTAAAAAATAGTGGTAAATTTATTCCTTGGCAAGTTATTACAATTTCTATTGACGGAAAAAAATTAGATATTTAAAAATATATAATAAAAAAATCAGGATAGAATTTAATCTAACCTGATTTTTATTTTTATTATCTAGAAAATATATCAGCAATACGATATAAATCTAAAATATTATTTCTTTTTGTTCCTTCCCAAGCATAAGAAATAGGATGAGTAACTACATCTCCACGTTCAACTCCAACCATTATTCCACCTTCTCCAGCTTCTAATAGTTCAACAGCTTTTACAGCCATTTGAGTAGCTAACATTCTATCTCTTCCACTAGGAGTTCCTCCTCTTTGGATATGACCTAAAATAACTGTTCTTACTTCTGTTGTAACTTTTTCTTTTAGTTCTTTTTCTACATCAAATATATTTCCTACACCTTCAGCTACAAGAACTATATCATGTAATCTTCCAGTATTTCTTCTTTGTTTTATTTGGAAAGCAAGCATTTCAATAGAATTTTCTACTTCTGGTATTAAGATTCCATCTCCTCCACCACAAATACAAGAATGAACAGCTAAATCTCCAGCTCTTCTTCCCATAACTTCTACAAGAATTGTTCTTTCATGAGAAGTGGCTGTATCTCTTAATTTAGAAATAGCATCTAATATTGTATTTAAACAAGTATCAAATCCTATAGTATAATCAGTTCCAATAATATCATTATCTATTGTTCCAGGAAGACCAACTACTTTTATTCCATGTTCTTTACTTAAAAGGTCAGCTCCTCTATATGAACCATCTCCACCTATTACTATAAGTCCTTCAATTCCTCTTCTTTTTAAATTTTCAGCTGCTATTGCTCTATATTTAGGGTCTTTAAATTCTGGACATCTTGCAGTTAAAAGAGCTGTTCCTCCTTTTTCAATTATTCCAGATAGGAAACGTCCATCTATTAAAAAGATTTCATCCATTAACATTCCATGATATCCTCTTCTTATACCATAAACTTCCATTCCTTTATATTGAGCCATTTTTACTGCAGCTCTAATAGCTGTATTCATACCAGGTGCATCTCCACCACTTGTTAAGATAGCTATTCTTCTCATTATTAACCTCCCTAAAAAATTTATAATAATTTAATTTTTTTCCTCATTATTTTCTACTTGAGATGTTTTCTCTGTAATTTCCTCATCTACTTCTTCTAAGAAGAAACCAATTTTTCTAAATTTATTATATCTATTTTTTAGTAAAGTATCTATATTTATTTTCTTTAATTCAGTAATTGATGAGATAACAGCATTTTTTAGGTTAATTTGTGCGCATAAAATATCTCTATGAGCTCCACCTAAAGGTTCTGGAATTATATCATCTATAATTCCTAATTTTTTTAAGTTTTGAGCTGATATTTTTAAGTTATTAGCTGCTTTTTCAGCTAAAGCTCCATTTTTAAATAATATAGCTGCACAACCTTCTGGAGAAATTACTGAATAAATAGAGTGTTCTAACATGAAAACTTTATCAGCCACTGCTAGAGCTAAAGCTCCTCCACTTCCTCCTTCTCCAATAATAACAGAAATAATTGGAACTCTAAATCCCATCATTTTCATAAGATTTCTTGCTATAGCTTCACCTTGTCCTCTTTCTTCTGCTTCAATTCCTGGAAAAGCTCCAGCTGTATCTACTAAAGTAAGAATTGGAATATTAAATCTTTGAGCTATTCTCATAAGTCTTAAAGCTTTTCTATAACCTTCTGGATTTGCCATTCCAAAGTTTCTACGAATTTTTTCATTTATGTCTTTACCTTTTTGATGACCAATTACAACAAATTTTTGTCCTTCGATTTTACAAAGTCCTCCAACTATAGCAGGGTCATCTCCATAAAGTCTATCTCCATGTAATTCAACAAAATCTTCTGTTATCCCTCTAATATAGTCTAAAGTATTTGGTCTATTTGGGTGTCTTGCTATAGAAACTTTATCCCAATCTGTTAAATTTGAATAGACTTCTTTTATTTTATCTCTGTATAATTCTTTTTGTTTTTCAATTTCCTCTGTTAAATCTACTTCTTTATTTTTTGCAAACTCTTCAAGTTCTTTTATTTTTGCCTCTATCTCTAAAAGTTCTTTTTCAAAATCCACTTTTACCCTCCTAAATCTAGACTAAGTTACTTAAAACTTTAGCTACAATATCTTTCATTTCTTCTCTTTTACTGATTATATCCAACATTCCATGTTGAAGTAAAAACTCACTTGTTTGGAATCCTTTAGGAAGTTTTTGTTTGATAGTTTGTTCTATAACTCTTTGTCCAGCAAAACCAATTAAAGCTTTTGGTTCTGTTATTATTACATCACCTAACATAGCAAAAGAAGCTGTAACTCCTCCTGTTGTTGGATTTACTGGAATAGAAATATATGGAATTCCAGCTTTTTTTAGACGATGAACAGCAGCTGATGTTTTAGCCATTTGCATTAATGAAACAATTCCCTCATACATTCTAGCTCCTCCTGAACTAGAAACAACTATAGCTGGAATTCTCATTTCTAAAGCTCTCTCTAAAGCTCTAGTAATCTTTTCTCCAACAACAGAACCCATACTTCCACCTAAAAAATCAAAATCCATAACAGCAATACTTACTTTTATTCCTTTAATTTCTCCAATACCAGAAACAACAGCTTCATTCATCCCTGTTTTTCCTTCAGCTTTTTCTACTTTCGATTTATAACCTTCAAACCCTAAAAAATCTTCTGTTTGTAAGTTTGCATCCTCTTCTACAAAAGTTCCACCATCAATTAATAAGTTTATTCTTTCTCTGGCACTCATTCTATAATAATATCCACAACTAGGACATCTATAAAGATTTCTTCCTATATCTTTTTTAAGTATTATCTCTCCACACTCGGGACATTTTTCCCAAAGTTCTGAAGCTTCTTCTGTAATACCACTTTTCTTTTTATCATTTTCAAGCATTTTACTTTCATCTATTTCATCTTTTACTGTTAAAGTCGCATACTTTTTCTTTCTTAAAGAAAAAAATCTCATTTTCTCCTCCTTATATTCAATAAAAATAGTATTTTTTACAAATAATTATAAAAGCCATTCTATTTATTTTATAAAATTTTAAAAAAATTTTCAATAATTATTTGCATTAATCTTTGTTTTGATATAAAATGAATATAAAAAATGAATAAACTTAAACCTTATAATTTAGATAAAAAATTTTACTTTTTTGTTTAAGAAAATATATAAAAAATATAATATTACATATGTTAGGAGGAATTAAAATGAAAAAAACTATGTTTATTCTACTTGCAACTACCCTAATTGGATGTAGTGGATTACAAAATTTCTCTACAAATCCTAATAATTTATCTGTAATTTGTAAAGAAAAAATAGCTAATAATGTGGATATGTCTAGAGAGATTTATGGTATCGGAAAGGCTAAAATTTCATCATCAGGTCAATTTGTAGTTGAAGGAAAAGCTAGAGAAGCAGCTTTAAATCAAATAAAAGCTAAAATTTCAGCTGAAGTTGAAAAAAGTTTCCAACAACAAATGAATTTAGTAGACAATTATTCTAAGAGAATTTATAACAATTCTATGAAAGAATTAAAAGATTATACTACTAATGTATTAGTTGGAAATGTTGTTGAAAAAGAATCTTTTGTAGCTGATGGATACTTATACATAATAGTGACAACTTCTTTAGAAGATATTTTTAGACAATCAAAATTCACTTTTATTGAATTTACTAGTGATTTAATAAAAAGATTAGAAGTTATAAAATCTAATGTAACTAATATGGAATATGTTGCACCTCTAGAAACTTTAAATGTTACTCCAATAGAAAATGAAAAAGGAGAGGACACATTAAAATTAGATGAAGAACTTATCCTTAAATAATATAAAAAAATACTTTATCCTTTCACTTTTTCTTTTAACTGCTTGTACTAATACAGAAAAACTTTACAAGAATAATCAATATAGAATTTCTACAGTAAATGAAAATGGAAATGGTTATGTATTAAATCTTTATTTTAATAAAACTAATATAAAAGATATTTTTAAAGTTTCTTCTAATAATATAGATGGTGAATATAAAGAATTTTATCCTTCTGGAAAATTAAAATATTCAATAAATTATAAAAATGGAAATCAAGAAGGAATTGCTAAAAAATATTATGAAAATGGAAAGTTAGCTTTAGAGGGATTTTTTATAGATGATTTACCTAATGGTAAATTTACTTATTATTTTGATAATGGGAATATTTCTAAAATTGAAAATTATCACAATGGATATTTAGATGGTGAATATATAGAATATTATGAAAATAATAAAATAAAAATAAAAGTTTCATATTCTGATGGTTATAAAATAGGTGATTATTTTTCTTACTATGAAAATGGAAAGTTAAAAGAAACTGGAAAATATGTAGCAGGAAAAAGAAATGGAATATGGAAATATTATAATGAAAATGGAAAATTAATCTCTAAAAATGATTACGCTGATAAAGGTTATATTAGAATAGAATAAAAAAAAGAGGCTGTTGGATTTAAATAACAACAGCCTTTTTAATATACTTTTCTTAATTTCAAATAGAAATATTCTCTTTATTTATCAAGTTTTATTTTTGTGTTTTTCCTATTGCTATTATTGTAAATACTAAAATAATTGCACCTATAAATTGTTGTCCTGTTAGTAATCTTCCATTAAAAATATAATCAAACACAACTGATGATATTGGAAAAGCTAATTCACAAATAGTAGCCACACTGGCATCTATATATCTAAGTCCTCTATAATAAATCATAATTGCCATACTACCACTTGTAAGCATTATAGTTATAAAAATCAACCATTGAAATGAAGTTACTCTTGTAAAATATACTAAATCTCCTTTAAATAAAGTTATTATAAAGGTAATTATACTTGTAAAAAGAAATCTTGTATATAGTGCTGTCCTAAAAGAAGAATTAGTTAAAATTCTCTTTCCAAAGGCAGTAGAACTTCCAAATGAAAAAGCAGCAAGTAAAGCCAATAAACTAGCTGATAATATATTTCCACTTCCACTTGAATGAGGTAAAGCAAATTCAAATGTCATTATATATCCACCAATCATAGCTAAAAATGTTAAAAAGAAAAAGTTCTTACTCAATTTTTCTTTTAAAATAATTCTAGCTAAAATTAAAGCAAATATAGGTTGAGTTTTTTGTAATAAAGTTACAACTGTTAAGTGTTGAAAATTTACTAAAAATAGAGCCTTTACTATAGAAATTGTTCCTAAAGAACCTCCAAATAATCCTATACAAAAATAATAAAAAATATCTTTTTTAGGTAATTTTTTTATATTTTTTATTTCCTCTTTTCCAAAAAAACAACTCATAAAAAGAAAAGGGATAAAATGTAGAATAAAAACTACAAAGGGAACACTTAATTGATGTAATCTAGGAGTTAAAACAATTCCATCAAATCCCCAAAGAGAAGCAGCAAAACATACTAATCCCGCTCCTAAATATTTTTTGTTTTTCACTTTTCTCTCCTTCTAAAATAGACTAATTTGATTTGTATCACTTAGATTTTTTACTGCATTAAGAGTTTTTAATTTATCTAAAACAGTAGTTGACATTTTTGTTCTTCTTTTTAAATCTTCATAAGAAATAAATTTTTCAATATTTCTTTCAGCTATAATATTTTCTACTACACTTGCTCCTAATCCAGATATTCCCATTAATGGAACTCTTATTTTTTCGTCTTCTATTGTAAATCTAAATCCTTCTGATTTATACAAATCAATTCCTAAAAATTCAAAACCTCTAGCATACATCTCTAAAACAATTTCACATATAGCCATCTGTGTTTTTTTCTTAACATCAAGCTTAGGTTCTTTATTAAGCTCTTGTAGTTTTGCTTTTGCTAATTCTTTGCTTCCCATCATTTCAAAATCAAAATCCTCCATCTTACGAGTAAGATAAGCTGCATAAAAAGCTAATGGATAATGAATTTTAAAATAAGCTATTCTCATGGCCATCATAACATAGGCTACAGCATGTCCTTTAGGGAACATATATTTTATTCTTTTACAAGATTCTATATACCACTCTTTTACATTTTTTTCTTTCATCATATTTGAGAATTTTTCCCAATTCTCAGGCTCTTTAGATGGTTTTCCTTTTCTTACAAATTCCATTATTTTGAAAGCTGTAACTTTTTCCATTCCACTGTCTATTAAATAGTTCATAATGTCGTCTCTTACTGTAATAACTTCTGATAGAGTTGCTGTTCCCTCACGAATAAATTCTTGAGCATTATTAAGCCAAACATCTGTTCCATGAGAAAGTCCAGAAATTCTAACAAGTTCAGCAAAAGTTTTTGGTAAAGTATCTTCCAACATTTGTCTTACAAATCCTGTACCAAATTCTGGAACTCCATAAGTTCCTACAACAGAGCCAATCTCTTCAGGAGTAACTCCTAAAACTTCTGTTCCTGAAAATATTTTTAAAGTTTCAGGGTCAGCAATAGGAATATCATAAACATTTACTCCTGTATATTCTTGTAACATTTTTATAGTTGTCGGGTCATCATGCCCTAGTATATCTAATTTTACTAATTGTTCATCCATAACATGGTAATCAAAATGAGTAGTGATAGAATCATTTTGCATATCATTAGCTGGATGTTGTATTGGACAGAAATCAAAAACTTCTTTATATTTAGGAACTATAACCATCCCACCTGGATGTTGTCCTGTTGTCTTTTTAGCTCCCTCTACTTTTGAAGCTTTTCTAATAATTTCTGCTTTTGAAATATTCAAATGGTGGTCTTCATAATATTTTTTTACATAACCAATGGCGTTTTTATCAGCTAAAGTTGATATTGTTCCAGCCTTAAAGACATTAGATTTTCCAAATAATTCTTCACAATATCTGTGAATTTCTGATTGATATTCCCCTGAAAAGTTTAAGTCTATATCTGGAACTTTATCTCCATCAAATCCCATGAAAACTTCAAATGGTATTGAATGTCCATCTCTTTTTAAAGGTTTACCACATTTTGGACAATTTTTTTCTGGTAAGTCAACTCCAGCTCCCTCTTTTTCAATAAATTCTGAATATTTACAATTTGGGTCTGTACAAATATAATGAGGATATAGAGCATTAACCTCTGTAATTCCCATCATAAAAGCAACTAATGAAGAACCAACTGAACCTCTTGACCCTACTAAATATCCATTATCCAAAGATTTTTTAACCAATTTTTGAGCTGATAAATATAAAACTGAAAATCCATGTCCTATAATAGCTTTTAACTCTCTTTCAAGACGAGCTGAAACTATTTCTGGAAGAGGGTCTCCATAAATTCTATAAGCTTTTTCATAAGTCATTTCTCTAACTATATTTTCTGCATTATCAAGCTCTGGTGGATAAAATCCATCTGGTATTGGTTGAACTTTTTCAATCTCATTAGAAATTTTATTTGTATTTGTAATAACTATTTCATGAGCTATATCTTCTCCTAAATAAGAAAACTCTTTTAATAGCTCATCAGTAGTTCTGAAATAAAATCCATTATCAATAGTATATTGTCTTTCGTTAAATACATTTCCACTACCATATAATAAAATACTTCTTATATCTTTTTCTTCTCTTTCAAGATAATGAACATTAGAACTTCCTGTTACTAACTTATTATGTCTTTTAGCTAAATCATAAAGATATTTATTCATTTCCTCAATAGCTTTGTATGACATAATTCTATTAGTTCCATCTTCTTCTATAAATTCATTATAATTTTCTTTTGGAAGAAGCTCCACATAATCATAAAAATCAACTGCTTTCTCCATTTCTTTAAAATTATAATCAAGATAATTTATAGCAAGTTCTCCATTATTCATAAAGTGAACTGTATTACATGCCCCAACAAATATTCCATCTCTATGGGCTAAAATTTCTGATTTCTTAACTCTTGGTTTTTTATTTCCAAAATTATCTTTATGAGCAAAGGATACAAGTTTATAAATATTTTTTAATCCAGCTAAATTTTTAGCAAGAACAAGAATATTTATAGTATCTTGTTTTTGAATATTTATAGGAAAAGCTCCATTTATTTCTGAAACTTTTTTTACTCCTTTTTCATAATATTTTTCTAAGAAAATTTTAAACATTCCAGCAGTTGCTTGTGAGTCATCAACTGCTCTATGGTGACTTTCTAAAGCAACCCCTAATTTTTTTGTAAGATGACCTAATCCATAACCTTTTAATTCTGGAAATATATCTCTTGCCATCTGTAATGTATCTATAACACTAGGCTCATAATCAATTCCTAAAATTCTCTTACAATCTCTTCTTATAAAACTCATATCAAATTTAGCATTATGAGCTACCATTGTAGAATCTCCAACAAATTTCATAAATTCAGGTAAAACTACTTCTATTGAATCGGCACTTTCTAACATTCCATCAGTTATATTTGTTAAATTTTTAATTTTTTCAGGAACAGGGCGTTTAGGTTTTACAAATTTAGAAAACTTGTCAACAATTCTTGTTCCCTCCATTTTTATAGCACCAATCTCTATAATCTCATGCTCATGTGAATTAAGTCCTGTTGTTTCTAAGTCAAAAATTACAAAACTTTCATCTTCTATAAGAATGTCTTTTGGATTATTAATCATTTGTTTAGTGTCATCTACCATATACATTTCACAACCTAAAATGACTTTAAAATTTTCATCTTTTTTAGTTTGTTTAAATGCAAAAGGGAAAGTATGAACTACAGAATAGTCTGTAATTGCCATACTTGTATGTCCATAAGATTTAGCTCTTTTTATTAAATCTCCTATCTCTGTAACTCCAACCATCTCACTCATTTTACTATGAGTATGTAATTCTACCATTTTTTCTTCAGAAACATCCTCTTTTGAAATTTTAGTTTTTTCCATTTTATTAAGAGAAGATACTAGTAATATCTCTTCATTTTCACTAAAAGTATCAATTTGCTTTCTTCCACTTACTTTTATAAAATCTCCAACTTTAACTTCTAAATTCTCATCAGGTTTTACAAACATTTTTGTAGTAACAGAATTTTTATTATCTGTTATTCTCATAACATAAAGTAAATTTCCTGTTTTTAATTCTCTTTTTTCAAAGTTAAAAACTTCTCCTTCTAAAATACAAATATCATTATCAAAAATCTCTGAAAATTCATCTATAGATATAGATTTTCCTTTAATTTCTTTAGTTTTTCTAAAGGCCACAGCATTGTATTTTTTTTCATTATTTTGATTGTTATTTTCTTCTTTAGGAGTTTGAGAATTTTTCTCATTTTCACTATCTATTTTCTGACTCAAAGTTATGATTCTGTCTTCTTTTTCCTTTTCAATCTCATTAATCTCTTTTGAAAAATCTCCAGGAATAAAAGAAATTTTAAAATCATTTATTCCAAATTCAGATAATAAATTTTCTAATTTTAAATTTATTTTTGACTCATATAAAGTAGCAATTGCCATTTCATTTTTTAATTCTATATAAATATTTTTTTCTTCTATTCTAATTCTATAAAGAAATAAAAAAGATTTTGAAACAGCATTTCTAAGTTTTAATTTTTCTATAGCTTTCTCAACAATTTCAGTTAAAATTTTTTGAGTAATTTGTAGATTTTCATACTCTATATTAAATTCTACAGAAAGACTCTCTCCAAACTTTTTTTGTAAATCTGTCGTTACTATGTCTGTTTCACATAAAAAAGTTGGGTCTTTTAACTGGCAACTTATTTTTAATTTTTTATATAATTCTTCATATACAATTTCTTTTACCAGTAAATTTTTGGCTCCAACACTATGGAAAAAGTCTGGTTTAGATTTAATTAAAATCTTTCTACTCATTTATAAACCTCTTTAAATTTTATTTCTCACCTAAAATTCTATCTAATATAATAGCTACTGCAGCACGAACAGATAAATGATTATATTTTGTAGTTCCTCTTATTGGTTCTAATATGAAATCTGACATATCCATAACCTCTTTTATTAATCCCCAACCTGTACCAAATAGGAAAAGATATGGTTTATCATCTGAAAATATTTTTTCAGAAAGAGCTGGATAACTAATTGAGTTTGGGAAAATATGAGCTGAAGTTGTTATTATTATAGGTCTTTCCCCTTCTACTTCTTCAATATGTTTTATAGTTTCCTCAATAGATTCTCTAACTCTTGTATTTACAAAAGCTGATTCTCTATCCTTGTTGTATTCTCCTCCACTTCCATCTTGCCAATATCCTATGATTCTTTCTGTAAGTTGTTTTTGAGCATCTAATGGAACTATTAAGTCATATTCTTTTACATTATAAGTTCTACATGTTCTTGAAATATCATGTATATCAAAATTTGTAACTGAAGTACAAACAACAGATTTATTTTTATTGTAAACAGGATAATGAACTAATCCTAAATATATTTTATCTCTCATTTTTATATCTCCTAATTTTCATTTTCTTTTAATTCTCTTAACATTTCATTAAAAAGTTTTTTTTCTGTTTTATCAAGAATTTTTTTCTCTAATAAATCAGGTCTTCTTAAATATGTTCTTTTTAAACTTTCCTTTATTCTCCACTCTTTTATCTTTTTATGATTTCCAGAAGTTAGAACTTCAGGAACCTTAAGTCCCATATATTCTGCTGGTCTAGTATATTGTGGATAATCTAAAAGCCCATTAAAAAAAGAATCATTTTCATAAGAAGCTTTTGTAATGACTCCAGGAATAAGTCTTGAAATAGCATCTACTATGACCATAGCTGGAAGTTCTCCTCCTGTAAGAACAAAATCTCCAATAGAAATTTCCATATCTACTTTTTCTTCTACTACTCTTTCATCTATTCCTTCATAGTGTCCTGCTATAATTGTAATTTCTTCTTCCTCTTTTAATTTAAGAGCCACTTCTTGATTGAAAATAATTCCTTGAGGTGATGTATAAATCACTTTTCCACCTACAGTTTCTAAAGCGCGAAAAAGAGGTTCTGGTTTCATAACCATTCCCCCTTCTCCTCCAAATGGAATATCATCAGCTTGTTTATGTTTGTCAAAACAAAAATCTCTTATATTCACTATATTAATTTCTATTAATTGATTTTTGATAGCTCTTCCAATTATACTTTGAGTTTTAAACCCTTGAAATAATTCTGGAAATAAAGTTAAAATATTTATTTTCATTTAAACCTCATAATTTATTTTTGATAATATACATATTATTTTGTTTGCTTTTCTTCTAACATTCCTTCCCAAAGCTCAACAATAATTTTTTTATTTTCAAAATCAATCTCTTTTATAAATGTATCTATATTTGGAATTAAAGCTTCAGTTTCATCAGTTTCTACAACTAAAATTTCATGAGCTGCTGTATCAAAAACTTCTGTAACTTTTCCTATATTTTTATCCTCTAAAGTGATAACTTCCATACCTAATAAATCTTGTAAAAGATATTCATCTTCTTCAAGCCCAAGTACCATTCTATTAACTTTTATTATAGAATTTTGTAATAAATTTCCTTGAGTTTTATTTTCAATCTCTTCAAATTCCAATATAAATTTATCTCCTACTAAAGGAGAGATTTTTTTTACAGTAAAAATATTTTTTTCTCCATTTGGTTTTTCTACAAGTACTTTTTCTCCAATAAGGTCTTCCTCTTCACCAATATTTATATTAGCTTTTAAAGCTCCTTTTAAATGATGAGTTCCTGTTATTTTACCAATAATTACTAATTCTTCCATATTTCACCTAATCTAAAAACTCTACATTTACATTTAATTTATCTTTTACTCCAGCTCCTTGCATAACTCCTCTTATTGCATTAGCTGTAAGTCCATTTTTACCAATAACTCTACCCATTTCTCCTTGAGCAACATTTACTTTAAAAATAACTGTATCGTCTATTACTTCATAAGTAATTCTAATTGCTTCTTCTGTTTCTACTAAATTTTTTAAAATATATTTTAATAGATTTTCTAATTTTTCCATCTATACCTCCTGATTTTTATAGTTGTCCTTTCCATTTTCCCTCTTCTAAAATTTCAGCAACAACATATTTATTTCCTAAATCTAAAATAATTTTTTTTAATTCATCTTTAAAATCATCAGTTGTTATAATAGTAAGTAAACCCTCTTTTGGATTAGTTGTTCTAACTACTCCAAGTCCCTCATAAGCTTCTATAATTTTATTTATAAAATCAATATCTTCTCTTCTACTTTTTACAACAAATTCATAACTTTCCATAAATTTTTCTCCTATTTATTTTCTAATAATTTAGCTAATTTTATAAATTGTTCAATTGTAATATTTTCAGCTCTTTCATTAAAAGGAATTCCTAAGATTTCTAATTTTTCTTGAATGATATTTTTAGGAATACCTAAAGTTGATAAGTTATTTACAATATTTTTTCTTTTATTAGAAAAAGCAGCTTTTACATATTTAAAAAATAGTTCTTCACTTATTTGTTTTTCATATTTTTTATCCTCATGAAATTTTATAGAAATAAATCCAGAATCAATTTTAGGAATAGGAGTAAAAAATTCTTTTGGAATAGTAAATAAATAAGATGCCTCTCCAAAATATTCAATAGCTAAAGTTAAAACACTTCTCTCTTTTCCAGAAATAGCAGAAACTCTTTCTCCTACTTCTTTTTGGACCATAAGATATACTTCTTTTATTTTATCTCTATGTTCTATAAGCTTGTTTATAATAGGAGAAGTTATATAATAAGGAATATTAGCAACAACTTTTGTATTTTCTCCTATAATTTTATCTATATCTGTTTCTAAAATATCTCCCATATGAAGATTAAACTTTGGATTTGAATCAAATTTTTTTCTAAGTATCTTTTCAAGGTCTGTATCAATTTCTACACAGTTAACTTTTTTAGACTTTTGAAGAAGAAGCTC
Proteins encoded in this window:
- the rsmA gene encoding 16S rRNA (adenine(1518)-N(6)/adenine(1519)-N(6))-dimethyltransferase RsmA, which codes for MSFKHKKKYGQNFLNDQNTILEKIMEVSNVNLEDEILEIGPGEGALTELLLQKSKKVNCVEIDTDLEKILRKKFDSNPKFNLHMGDILETDIDKIIGENTKVVANIPYYITSPIINKLIEHRDKIKEVYLMVQKEVGERVSAISGKERSVLTLAIEYFGEASYLFTIPKEFFTPIPKIDSGFISIKFHEDKKYEKQISEELFFKYVKAAFSNKRKNIVNNLSTLGIPKNIIQEKLEILGIPFNERAENITIEQFIKLAKLLENK